One Roseimaritima multifibrata DNA window includes the following coding sequences:
- a CDS encoding four helix bundle protein: MSDRIYSHRDLIVYQKSFSAGKRIFELSKSFPREEMFALTDQMRRSSRSVSANIAEAWRKRRYVKHFASTLNIAEGEAAETQVWIEYAAAHGYLDQQTAKQANEFYDEILRMIVSMIVAPEKWCVGKGGSGRNRENDELKTKEELSVYSSVEAPLIDQSELLSLSPPLRVSLSDDFEDENA, translated from the coding sequence ATGAGTGACCGGATCTACAGTCATCGAGACTTAATCGTCTATCAAAAATCATTTTCAGCAGGAAAGCGGATTTTTGAATTGTCGAAATCATTCCCACGCGAGGAAATGTTTGCATTGACTGATCAAATGCGACGTTCGTCTCGGAGTGTCAGTGCCAATATCGCTGAAGCTTGGCGAAAGCGACGTTACGTAAAGCACTTCGCCAGCACGCTAAATATCGCTGAGGGGGAGGCAGCCGAGACCCAAGTGTGGATCGAATACGCAGCTGCCCATGGCTATCTTGATCAGCAAACGGCCAAGCAAGCAAATGAATTCTACGACGAAATCTTACGGATGATCGTTTCGATGATTGTCGCTCCGGAAAAGTGGTGCGTCGGTAAAGGAGGCAGCGGAAGGAACCGTGAGAACGATGAGCTTAAGACGAAGGAAGAGCTGTCTGTGTATTCCAGTGTAGAAGCTCCGCTCATCGATCAATCAGAACTGCTCTCCCTGTCTCCCCCTCTCCGTGTCTCCTTGTCTGATGATTTTGAGGATGAAAATGCTTAA